The window GTTAGCTCATTCAATAGTGATAAAGGCAATGATTCTTAATTGCCTTGGATTCACTGACAGTCGCCTTTACCTGTACTCTCAATATTTTGAAAATCTTCCCGTTGAAAGATTACTTGGTCCTGGAGTTAGTGCATCAGATCTTACTGATGACGTTTTAGGGCGAACTCTTGATAAGATCTACGAAGCAGATCCGACTCAACTGTTCATGAAACTTTCCATGAAAATGATGGAAATTGTGAACCTTAAGGTAATGCAACTTCATTGCGATGATACCAATTTCAGCGTTCATGGAGACTATGAACCTGAAGATGGTAGCTCTGCCATTGAACTCACTTATGGTCATGCAAAAGATAAGAGATATGATTTGAAGCGTTTTTCAATGGGGATGATTGTAAACCAGTATGGAATGCCATTATTTACACAGGCTTATTCTGGAAATTCATCCGACAAAGAAACCATAGTAGAAGCCATGAAACGACTTAAGGAAAACATAGAGTTCCCTGATGATGTTTATTTCATAGCTGATAGCTCTCTGTATTCTGAAGATAATGTCAAAGCATTAAAAGACATGAAATGGATCACTCGTGTTCCCTCAACTATAAATCTTTGTAAAGAGCTACTGACTTCTGATCTTGAGTTTAAACAGGGGGAAGATCCACGCTACTCGTTTTATGAAACGATGGTTGAATATGGTGGCATAAAACAAAAATGGGTAGGTGTTCACTCCACCGAGATGCATAAAAGAAAAGACATTACATTTGAAAAGAAAATAAAAAAGATTGTCAAGGAAGCTCAGAAAGATCTTAAAGAGCTTAAAAAAATAGAGTTTGCATGTGAAGAGGACGCAAGAGCAGCCCTGGAAAGATGGAAGAAGAAGAAACCTTACTGTTTGCTGGGAACAGTTGACATCTCCACAATCTCAAAAAGAGAAAACGGTAAGAAGGGAAGGCCAAAAAAGGGTGAAAAACTTGTCACTCATTATGTTGTGGATGCAAAAGCTATCAGGAATGAAGAACTCGTACAGCATGAAAAAAAGTATCATGGAAGATTTATAATCGTAAGCAATGACCTGAATCTTGATGCTGAAGAGATGCTGGAAAAATACAAAAACCAGAGTAAAGTGGAAAAAGGATTCAGGTTCATAAAGGACAAAAGTTTCAGGGTTTCTGAGGTGTATCTTAAGAAACCCGAAAGAATTGAAGCATTGTCAATGATCATGGTTTTAACTCTGATGGTTTACTCAGTAGCAGAATGGAAGCTGAGAGAAAAACTAAAAGAAACAGGGGAATCAATACCGAACCAGGTTAAAAAACAAACTCAAAAGCCGACATTGAAATGGGTTTTCATGCTGATGAGGAGGATTACGGAAGTGGAAGTAAAAACGAAATCAAAAACAAAAATTCAAGTTGCCAACCTGGATGAGATTAAGGAGAAGTTAATAAGGTTGATGGGAAAGAGTTGTGAAAAATACTATTTTTGAGATGAGGGTATAGCTCATTAACTAAAAAATCTCAAAGGTTTCAGGTAGCACAAGTAGCGGAAGCTATTATGGAATTCAGGAAATACCAGTCAGACAATATGAAAAATGTGGGGCACAGATAAGTTCAGTTAGTGTTGTGCTAAAAAATCAACGAATTGCCATTAACAAAGGTCAATTAGAATTGGAAAGTTGGCCATTTAATAAAAATAATGTTATTTTTGTGGACATTTGCGGAATGTCGGTTACATAATTAGTGACCTCTCTGGATATTAATCCTGACAAAATAAAGGATGAAAAGTATGCCGAAATTATTCGTGTTTTACTTTTTATCATTGATGAACAGAGCAGGGAGAGAGAATCCCTTAGGTCAGAGATCCAAAAGCTTCGAGATGAAATCAACTTAGAGCCTATCCGAAAAGTCAGTAATGCATGTTGAAAAGTCACAATCGGTCTGTAATATCAAAATATCCGTATCGGTTTTTCATATTGCTAATGGAAAGTTACAGTAGGTAACAAAACTTTTCGGATAGAATCTTAGCCGGGGCTGCAGTTCCGGGTGCAATTACGTCAAGGAGAGGGGTAATTGACTTAAGTGCTTATTCTCTGGCTGCGCTGGGAGTTTACTTTTCCGTTCACTTATTTTATTTATTTATTTATTTATTTATTTATTTATTTATTTATTTATTTATTTATTTATTTATATAATCCTTGTGGAATAGCCGCTCTTCGAGCGGACAAGCTCGACAGGGATGAAGTATCCACGTTGTTCTGGCTTTTTGAAAAAAAATCATTCGAAAACCTCCATGTCCTGAATCTGATTTTCATAATGTGATTTCTTAGGCCTGTTAACTAACCTTTTCACTAGAGAAATTCCGGAACAATTATCCGAAAGTATATTATTGATCGTGTTATTTTGGATAATACAAAAGTATTACTTAATTTGCAGACAGTAGATTTTGTTTGCCGGGGTTATCCCTTCCGAGACTTTCGATTTATTGACTTATTGACCAAAACTGTGTTTGAAATGTTTGAAATATTTGACATATCTGGATGTTGTTGGAGTTATACTTTCATTATTAAAACGCTGGAGAATGTAAAATGACTACACGCGAGTACATGCTTGGAAACGTGGCAATTGCCCGGGGCCTTTTAGAAGGCGGCGTACAGGTGGCTACAGGCTACCCAGGGACTCCTTCTTCGGAGATCATCGATACCCTTGCGGCCCGGAAGGACCGGGACTATTATATCGAATGGTCCGTGAATGAAAAGGTGGCAATGGAAGTGGCAGTCGGAGCCGCCTGGGCAGGAGTCCGGGCTGTCGTGACCATGAAACATGTGGGGTTAAACGTTGCAGCCGACCCCTTCATGACCCTTGCCTATGCAGGGACAAAAGGCGGGCTTATTGCCATCGTGGCTGATGACCCCTCCTGCCATTCATCCCAAAACGAGCAGGATACACGGCGCTATGCCCAGTTTGCCCTTGTGCCCTGTTTTGACCCCTCGACTCCCCAAGAAGCAAAGGATATGCTCCCTTATGCTTTCGAGTTTTCTGAAAAATTTGAAATCCCGGTAATCTTCCGCCCTACAACCCGGATCTCACATGGAAAATCCGATATCGAGCTTGGGGAAATCCCTACAGAAAAATCGGCTCCACATTTTGAAAAACTTCTCGACCGCTGGGTTATGCTGCCCAAGAATGCCCGTCCCCGCCATACCCATCTCCTTTCTATCCAGCAGCCAATGGAAGATGCTCTTGCAGAATCCCCCTGGAACTCCCTGGAACTGAAACCTGATGCAACGTTCGGGGTAATAGGTGCAGGCATTGCATCCGTTTATGCAAAAGAAGCTCTGCAGGAACTCGGGCTTGAAGCTTCCTTCCTGAAAATCGGGACCTATCCTGTCCCGAAAAAGCTTATTCTGGAACTGCTTGAAACCGTAAACGCTGTTCTAATCTTCGAAGAGCTTGAGCCTGTTGTGGAAGAACAGGTAAAGATGATTGCGCAGGAAGCCAGTCTTCCGGTTTTGATCATGGGGAAAACGGGCGGGTTTGTCCCGCGAGAAGGAGAACTGGACATAAGCGCTTTCCTCGAAGCCCTGAACAAAGCTTTTGACCTGGATATCGAACCCCAAAAAAGAAGCATTCCTCTTGAACTTGCCCCCCGCCCCCCTGCTCTCTGTGCCGGCTGCTCTCATCGGGCTACCTTCTATTCCATGAGAAAGGTCTTTGGAAAGGATGCAGTCTACCCGAGTGATATCGGCTGTTACACCCTCGGGATCCAGAGCGGGACTGTTGAAACCACACTCTGTATGGGCTCAAGCATCAGCATAGCTTCCGGGCTTTACCATGCAGGAGAAAAGCGTCCAATCTGCTGTTCTATCGGGGACTCAACCTTTTTCCATACCGGCATGAATTCTCTCCTGAATGCGGTCTTCAACAAAGCCAATATTACGGTTACCATTCTCGACAACCGCATCACGGCCATGACCGGGCACCAGCCAAACCCCGGAGTCGGTTTTACGGTTACCGGAGAGAAAACTGTGGAGGTATCGCTTGCCAACCTCTGCAGGGCTATGGGAGCCGGGTCTGTAGTTGTTGTCGATCCCTACAACCTTGAAGAAATCCAGGAAGCTTTCAAAGCCGCAAAGGACTTTGAAGGCACATCCGTGGTTATTGCAAAACAGCCCTGCGTGATCTCTGAAAAGAGAGCAGGGATCAGGCGGGTCCCGTACATCGTCGACCCTGAAAAATGCGAAGGCTGCAAGCAGTGCGTCAAGTTCGGCTGCCCGGCAATCGAATTTGATGAGGAAAACAAGTGTGCTGTAATTACTGCCCTCTGCAGCGGGTGCGGGGTCTGCGCGCAGATCTGTAAGTTTGAAGCTATCCGGGAAGTGAAGAGATGAGCCAGATTGAAGGAGAGAAGAAACTCGACCTCCTTATCACGGGAGTCGGGGGACAGGGCGCAATCCTTGCGTCGGACATCATCGGAAAAGCCGCAGTCGTTTCAGGGCTCCCTATCAGGGCAGCAGAGACCCACGGCATGGCGCAGCGCGGGGGCTCAGTTGTAAATCACATAAGGCTGGGGACCGATCTCGGTTCGATGATTCCTAAAAAAGGTGCAGACGTCTTGCTTGCCCTTGAACCCATGGAAGCAGTCCGATATCTCGATTTCCTGAAAGACGGGGGAGTAATTATAGTAAACACGCAGCCAATTATTCCTGTGACCGTTACCTCAGGCCTTGCAAAGTACCCTGATGTCCAGGAAATCCTTGATGTCCTTTCTGAAAAATATATAGTTAAAGCCTTCAACGCAGACGAACTGGCTTCTGAAGCGGGGAGCAGGCTTGCAATGAACGTGGCAATGGTAGGAGCAGTCTCTGGTTACCTGCCCATTCCGAAAGAGATTTTGATTGAGAGTGTAAAGGCACTTGTGCCGCAGAAGACGATTGAAATTAATGTCAGGGCTTTTGAAATGGGACGGAGAAAAGTAGAGGAAAGCTAAAACTTTCCTTTTCCTCCATAACTGTACCTTGAACTGTGCCTTGAATAGCTATAATGGTTCAAACATCCCCACATAAATAAAATTGTGCAAAAGACACCCATGAAGACTCAGTTCCAAAATCCAGTGATAAAAGTAAATGTAACACCATTACGACACAATTCCATAATCCAGTGATTTTCATTATTTATTTCACTTTATCTCGAAGTTATTGATTTTATAGTGTTGATATATTTTGGAACATCTAAAGTTGGTTGTGAAGTAAAAATCATATGGAAATGGTCTTTATCACATTCTATATTAAATATATTTACTTTGTATGTTTTGCTTATGTTCTGGATTTTTGTTTTGAGGAAGTCAATCAATATAGGATCACACAAGACTTCTTTCCTATATTTTATACATTATACAAAATGATAATGAAGTGAGTATACAGAATGGCTTCCACGATCTAGAATATATTGCATAGTTATCAATACATATATGTAACTGGATCCTTAAAATCGATTTTCATATTTAGAAAAGAGAGATGATTATAACGTTAAGTTGCCTTTGCTTAACTGCGAAGCTGCGCTTTCATCCCCCACATGTCGCTGATGCTCCGAGGAAGGGGACTTCTCGAGATGCGGTTCTATGGATTTCCATAGAATGTCATCAATTTCACAAGATTATATTATGTTGAATTTATAATTTCAGCATAATATTCGTTTCGGGATATGCTCATTTAGTTAATGAATTTTTAATTTTGTCTTTTTTGAAAACCCTGCAAGTTCTCCTCTAACTTCTCTACATCTTCATTACTAATTTTCAGAAACTATTGTTCCTAAAGTTATTTACTCATCTGAAATGCTATATTTAATCGTATTTATGATTAAATAGCTTTGGGGTAAAATTCTGGAAACGTATTGATATGTCAGCATAATATTGCACATAATATATACATTTGAGTAATGAAATTCTTCTACGCATTTAATCCCATATCGTGGAATAAAACCCATAGCTGCTGCCTGTCAAAAAGCGTTAAAGAAACTTGAAATTAAAACAAGTGGGTGATATTTAATGGAATACGTCAGAAAAATCTGTCCGATTTGTGGGAGTGAGTTTGTAGTCCTGAAAAAGGTCGAGGAAAAGGCAATCTACTGTACGCTTGAGTGCCTTTCAGCATCTCAGGGGAAAATGAAGAGAGAGAAAATTTACTCTATAATGCCTGTATAAGTTTATATTGTTTCATTGTAAACGGTATAATTTATTTCATTTTAATTTTTTTAAATTATTGATTAACATTCTACTTTTTTATTAGTAAAGTTTTCTCTTCCAAATTTTATAGATTCTGTTCTTGAATAAAGTTAAGTGAATACCAGGGCAGCTACACCCCAATTATTTTTAGAGAAAAATTGGCATTTTTTTGAGTAAGTATATCCCCATGAGTAAGTATATCCCCATGAGTAAGTATATCCCCATGAGTAAATATATCCCCATATTAGTGCAGTAAGTTTTTTACCCAATTCTTGTTGAGTTTAAGGGGATAAATAATATTTTAAGTGTATATCAGGAACTATTATGTTCCCTTTGATGCATGATTCGAGAAATGACCCTTGCGATTGCAGAGGGCAGATGGTTCCGGAAGTCAACTACCCCTCCCTAAAACCTTCACCTAACGGCTCAGGTTTTTGAGGAAGGAGCTTGTCTAACAAGCCCTGGTTGACCAGATCACCGATTCGGAGCAATGGAAAATCGGTAAACGATAGGAAAGAAATAGTTACCCTTGAATGCCGCCTCAGTTTAAGGCTCTAAGGATGCCGGTTAAACAGTCCTGAGAGGTAGGGACAGTGCTTGCATCGTTAAACCTTTCCATATCAGATCGAGAGGAAGACGAATTCCGGAATTGACTGGTTCCAGCTACGCTGTAACACTCCAACTTCAAGAAGTTGGAGTCCTTCCATCTACGCTGTAACACTCCAACTTCAAGAAGTTGGAGTCCACAATTCGGATACGCATAACTCTTCGGAGGAAAACTATATGTTAGTTTTCATAATCAATCAAACCAAAAAACCACTTATGCCCTGTAAACCTTCAAAAGCCAGAAAGCTACTGCAAGCAGGCAAGGCAAAAGTGGTCCGAAATACTCCATTCACAATCAAGTTACTTTTCGGAAGCAGTGGGTATACTCAACCTGTAATTGCAGGAATGGATACCGGCTCTAAGGTAGTGGGCTGTGCAGCCATTGCTAACGGAAAAGTGTTGTATCAGTCCGAAATCTACCTTAGAGAAAACGTTTTGAAAAAGATGGAACAACGGAAGATGTACCGGAGAACCAGAAGAGGTAGAAAAACAAGGTATAGACCTGCAAGATTTGATAACCGGGGAAATTCAACAAAAGGAGGAAGATTGGCTCCTTCTATCCGAAGCAAACTTGAAGCTCATTTCCGGGAAAAGAGGTTTGTGGAATCCCTGCTTCCTGTAACCGGGTGGAAGGTAGAGCTTGCCTCCTTTGATATTCACAAAATAACAAATCCGGAGGTTTCCGGGGTTGGGTATCAGGAAGGGAACCTTAAAGGTTTCTACAATGTCAAAGCTTACGTTCTGGACAGGGACGGGTACACCTGCCAGCACTGCATGGGAAAGTCAAAGGATTTCCGGCTGCATTGCCATCATATCGTTTTCAGGTCACAGAAGGGGACAGATACACCGGAAAACCTGATAACACTCTGTGAA is drawn from Methanosarcina lacustris Z-7289 and contains these coding sequences:
- a CDS encoding IS1634 family transposase translates to MHITTNALDHHGIVCGVFDELEIGSIIDEALPKVGQHKLAHSIVIKAMILNCLGFTDSRLYLYSQYFENLPVERLLGPGVSASDLTDDVLGRTLDKIYEADPTQLFMKLSMKMMEIVNLKVMQLHCDDTNFSVHGDYEPEDGSSAIELTYGHAKDKRYDLKRFSMGMIVNQYGMPLFTQAYSGNSSDKETIVEAMKRLKENIEFPDDVYFIADSSLYSEDNVKALKDMKWITRVPSTINLCKELLTSDLEFKQGEDPRYSFYETMVEYGGIKQKWVGVHSTEMHKRKDITFEKKIKKIVKEAQKDLKELKKIEFACEEDARAALERWKKKKPYCLLGTVDISTISKRENGKKGRPKKGEKLVTHYVVDAKAIRNEELVQHEKKYHGRFIIVSNDLNLDAEEMLEKYKNQSKVEKGFRFIKDKSFRVSEVYLKKPERIEALSMIMVLTLMVYSVAEWKLREKLKETGESIPNQVKKQTQKPTLKWVFMLMRRITEVEVKTKSKTKIQVANLDEIKEKLIRLMGKSCEKYYF
- the iorA gene encoding indolepyruvate ferredoxin oxidoreductase subunit alpha, coding for MTTREYMLGNVAIARGLLEGGVQVATGYPGTPSSEIIDTLAARKDRDYYIEWSVNEKVAMEVAVGAAWAGVRAVVTMKHVGLNVAADPFMTLAYAGTKGGLIAIVADDPSCHSSQNEQDTRRYAQFALVPCFDPSTPQEAKDMLPYAFEFSEKFEIPVIFRPTTRISHGKSDIELGEIPTEKSAPHFEKLLDRWVMLPKNARPRHTHLLSIQQPMEDALAESPWNSLELKPDATFGVIGAGIASVYAKEALQELGLEASFLKIGTYPVPKKLILELLETVNAVLIFEELEPVVEEQVKMIAQEASLPVLIMGKTGGFVPREGELDISAFLEALNKAFDLDIEPQKRSIPLELAPRPPALCAGCSHRATFYSMRKVFGKDAVYPSDIGCYTLGIQSGTVETTLCMGSSISIASGLYHAGEKRPICCSIGDSTFFHTGMNSLLNAVFNKANITVTILDNRITAMTGHQPNPGVGFTVTGEKTVEVSLANLCRAMGAGSVVVVDPYNLEEIQEAFKAAKDFEGTSVVIAKQPCVISEKRAGIRRVPYIVDPEKCEGCKQCVKFGCPAIEFDEENKCAVITALCSGCGVCAQICKFEAIREVKR
- a CDS encoding indolepyruvate oxidoreductase subunit beta; protein product: MSQIEGEKKLDLLITGVGGQGAILASDIIGKAAVVSGLPIRAAETHGMAQRGGSVVNHIRLGTDLGSMIPKKGADVLLALEPMEAVRYLDFLKDGGVIIVNTQPIIPVTVTSGLAKYPDVQEILDVLSEKYIVKAFNADELASEAGSRLAMNVAMVGAVSGYLPIPKEILIESVKALVPQKTIEINVRAFEMGRRKVEES
- a CDS encoding transposase, which encodes MKYRKEVLCDPILIDFLKTKIQNISKTYKVNIFNIECDKDHFHMIFTSQPTLDVPKYINTIKSITSR
- the iscB gene encoding RNA-guided endonuclease IscB; translation: MLVFIINQTKKPLMPCKPSKARKLLQAGKAKVVRNTPFTIKLLFGSSGYTQPVIAGMDTGSKVVGCAAIANGKVLYQSEIYLRENVLKKMEQRKMYRRTRRGRKTRYRPARFDNRGNSTKGGRLAPSIRSKLEAHFREKRFVESLLPVTGWKVELASFDIHKITNPEVSGVGYQEGNLKGFYNVKAYVLDRDGYTCQHCMGKSKDFRLHCHHIVFRSQKGTDTPENLITLCETCHKALHNGEFQLSGNKSKTKHATEIGILKSQIRKSGWNFAETLGYETKYRREQVLKLLKTHYFDAVAICCRDDQKVEVEDSVFLKRNVPAGDYQQRRGKRSEKKMPTGKLFGLRKFDQVKTEKGIGFIRGKRSSGYFSISDIFGNKISDSVNVKKKCRRLSARSTTLVQMVQMTHSSPTCHFRQAGNVEEGGLLLR